A single genomic interval of Salvelinus namaycush isolate Seneca unplaced genomic scaffold, SaNama_1.0 Scaffold2365, whole genome shotgun sequence harbors:
- the LOC120038719 gene encoding RNA polymerase-associated protein RTF1 homolog, whose amino-acid sequence MVNVKKRKGRVVIDSDSEDSASDDNLDQELLSLATKRKRVDSDDQQDNQPVSKPAASSDSETSDSDDEWTAGGPKVKKKVKPGKPTTTEKKKEAAKKKRVHKAAASGGSGRDSSADSSAPEEGEVSDSESNTSASSSDSSSEDDVFRDGYGEDLMGDEEDRARLEQMTEKEREQELFNRIEKREVLKRRFEIKKKLKTAKKKEKEEKKKKDEEEQKKRSSGHHEDRTHQDLQVVMSHNKERRTKRDEKLDKKSQAMEELKAEREKKKTRTAELLAKRQPLKTSEVYSDDEEEEEEEDDDKSSVKSDRSSRSSSYSEDEEKGETPPKSQPVSLPDELNRIRLSRHKLERWCHMPFFQKTVSGCFVRIGIGNSSSKPVYRVTRCIYSGCFVRIGIGNSSSKPVYRVTRCIYSGCFVRIGIGNSSSKPVYRVTRCIYSGCFVRIGIGNSSSKPVYRVTRCIYSGCFVRIGIGNSSSKPVYRVTRCIYSGCFVRIGIGNSSSKPVYRVTRCFYSGCFVRIGIGNSSSKPVYRVTRCIYSGCFVRIGIGNSSSKPVYRVTRCIYSGCFVRIGIGNSSSKPVYRVTRCIYSGCFVRIGIGNSSSKPVYRVTRCIYSGCFVRIGIGNSSSKPVYRVTRCIYSGCFVRIGIGNSSSKPVYRVTRCIYSGCFVRIGIGNSSSKPVYRVTR is encoded by the exons ATGGTGAATGTAAAGAAGCGGAAAGGTCGAGTCGTTATCGACTCTGACTCTGAAGACAGTGCTAGTGATGATAATTTAGATCAG GAGCTTCTGTCTCTGGCCACCAAGAGGAAGAGGGTGGACTCGGATGACCAGCAGGATAACCAGCCAGTCAGCAAGCCTGCAGCCTCATCAGACTCGGAGACATCAGACAGTGACGATGAG TGGACCGCCGGGGGTCCTAAAGTCAAGAAGAAAGTTAAGCCAGGGAAACCGACAAcaacagagaagaagaaagaggcgGCGAAGAAGAAGAGGGTTCATAAAGCTGCAGCGTCCGGTGGTTCTGGTAGAGACAGTTCAGCTGACAGTTCTGCCCCCGAGGAGG GTGAGGTGTCTGACTCCGAGAGCAACACCTCTGCTTCCAGCTCAGACTCCTCGTCGGAGGACGATGTGTTCAGGGACGGCTACGGAGAGGACCTGATGGGAGACGAGGAGGACAGGGCTCGGCTGGAGCAGATGACTGAaaaggagagggagcaggagcTCTTCAACAGGATAGAGAAGAGGGAGGTGCTCAAGAGGAG ATTTGAAATAAAAAAGAAACTGAAGACGGcgaagaagaaggagaaagaggagaagaagaagaaagacgAGGAAGAACAGAAGAAGAGATCATCCGGTCATCATGAAGACCGGACTCATCAGGACCTGCAGGTG GTGATGTCCCACAACAAGGAGAGGAGAACTAAACGGGATGAGAAGCTGGATAAAAAGTCtcaggccatggaggaactgaaagcggagagagagaagaagaaaaccaGGACAGCGGAGCTCCTGGCGAAACGGCAGCCCCTGAAGACCAGCGAGGTGTACTCCgacgatgaggaggaggaagaggaggaggatgacgaCAAATCCTCAGTAAAGAGCGATCGCAGTTCACGCTCTTCATCTTATTCCGAAGACGAAGA GAAAGGGGAGACCCCACCAAAATCTCAGCCCGTGTCACTGCCAGACGAGCTGAACCGGATCCGTCTGTCCCGACACAAACTGGAGCGCTGGTGTCACATGCCGTTCTTCCAGAAGACTGTCAGCGGTTGCTTCGTACGGATAGGCATCGGGAACAGTAGTAGCAAACCAGTTTACAGGGTAACGAGATGTATTTATTCAGGCTGCTTCGTACGGATAGGCATCGGGAACAGTAGTAGCAAACCAGTTTACAGGGTAACGAGATGTATTTATTCAGGCTGCTTCGTACGGATAGGCATCGGGAACAGTAGTAGCAAACCAGTTTACAGGGTAACGAGATGCATTTATTCAGGCTGCTTCGTACGGATAGGCATCGGGAACAGTAGTAGCAAACCAGTTTACAGGGTAACGAGATGCATTTATTCAGGCTGCTTCGTACGGATAGGCATCGGGAACAGTAGTAGCAAACCAGTTTACAGGGTAACGAGATGTATTTATTCAGGCTGCTTCGTACGGATAGGCATCGGGAACAGTAGTAGCAAACCAGTTTACAGGGTAACGAGATGTTTTTATTCAGGCTGCTTCGTACGGATAGGCATCGGGAACAGTAGTAGCAAACCAGTTTACAGGGTAACGAGATGCATTTATTCAGGCTGCTTCGTACGGATAGGCATCGGGAACAGTAGTAGCAAACCAGTTTACAGGGTAACGAGATGTATTTATTCAGGCTGCTTCGTACGGATAGGCATCGGGAACAGTAGTAGCAAACCAGTTTACAGGGTAACGAGATGTATTTATTCAG GCTGCTTCGTACGGATAGGCATCGGGAACAGTAGTAGCAAACCAGTTTACAGGGTAACGAGATGTATTTATTCAGGCTGCTTCGTACGGATAGGCATCGGGAACAGTAGTAGCAAACCAGTTTACAGGGTAACGAGATGTATTTATTCAGGCTGCTTCGTACGGATAGGCATCGGGAACAGTAGTAGCAAACCAGTTTACAGGGTAACGAGATGTATTTATTCAGGCTGCTTCGTACGGATAGGCATCGGGAACAGTAGTAGCAAACCAGTTTACAGGGTAACGAGAT
- the ndufaf1 gene encoding complex I intermediate-associated protein 30, mitochondrial, which yields MAVSRATHFTPAVRFLGSCYKQRLLAPHLSVGWRAISGGEYRRPGQTQDNTPIWKKFDFNKGVEGIRKHLTLLKNEFLGRWAGPEGKPLIEHILEQTRVIWEFRGPESLEQWTVSSDQEIGGRSEAYLKLGRNNATCLMYGTLCSAPPRDGETRYSGYCTLRSKPPMGSFDSKKHHDWSSFNTLHLRIRGDGRPWMINVGAETYFSHQKDDMYSYFLYTRGGPYWQDVKIPFSKFFLSSRGRIQDDQHPLWLDKVNTIGITLGDKADGPFQLEIDFVAVCNDRAHTEAFAYEVYKRNPEV from the exons ATGGCAGTGTCAAGAGCTACACATTTCACcccagcagtgagatttcttggATCCTGCTACAAACAGAGACTCTTGGCCCCACACCTGTCTGTGGGATGGAGGGCTATCTCTGGAGGAGAGTACAGACGGCCAGGCCAGACACAGGACAACACCCCCATATGGAAGAAGTTTGACTTCAATAAAGGTGTGGAGGGGATACGAAAGCATTTGACACTGctgaagaatgagtttctgggCCGCTGGGCAGGGCCAGAGGGAAAGCCACTGATTGAACATatcctggaacagaccagggtgaTCTGGGAGTTCAGAGGGCCAGAGAGCCTGGAGCAGTGGACAGTATCTTCAGACCAAGAGATCGGTGGGAGGAGTGAGGCCTATCTGAAGCTAGGCAGGAACAACGCTACATGTCTAATGTATGGGACCCTCTGTTCTGCTCCCCCCAGGGACGGAGAGACACGATATAGTGGATACTGCACGCTGCGTTCCAAACCACCCATG GGTTCGTTTGACAGTAAGAAGCATCACGATTGGTCCAGCTTTAACACCCTGCACCTGCGTATCCGTGGTGACGGGCGACCATGGATGATTAACGTCGGGGCGGAGACCTACTTCTCACACCAGAAGGACGACATGTACAGTTACTTCCTGTACACACGGGGAGGACCTTACTGGCAAGATGTCAAG ATTCCATTCTCAAAATTCTTCCTCTCTAGTCGTGGGAGGATACAAGATGATCAGCATCCTCTCTGGTTGGACAAG GTCAACACCATTGGAATAACGTTGGGTGATAAGGCAGATGGTCCATTTCAGCTGGAGATTGATTTCGTTGCTGTGTGTAACGACCGTGCGCACACAGAGGCGTTTGCATATGAGGTGTACAAGAGGAACCCTGAAGTCTGA
- the LOC120038720 gene encoding nucleolar and spindle-associated protein 1-like isoform X2, whose protein sequence is MELDSMKYAELRSLAKEVGLKTSKLKADKLLKALKEHLQQQQQLQEDVAVDGDETGVAAQDDINSTQEINNSSHDDDDDEPSLKQPAQEFVTKRRGRGRPKKRKEPEDEEQMFETLVEPRIDQGSVKRRKTSAAKDSGVAAPVEESQKTNVQTQPEPGLKDAAPGVTFEEGEGQKVVKPVGRIPRHEGLLKRTKSMLKPTTPNFRKLHEAHFKRMESIDSYVERKTKQVDLFRSSVKELKVLSDKTLPKPTEGKPPAISTSSYASLFSPASQRPATDRCRQTRFSAIKSATDKSRLSASKPATDKRRQTRVSATNVPQKDTVVPFRPTVLSTCKINVRFSQATRDNEHKRSMVKTPARASTRVELVTPGKETKVVGGKREVNKPSVLSSTKTPGTAFVFNANASVLSNTPGTNKANFDLKASLSKPLTYKPHRGKLKPYGETKENTADQSQIVPSHQKNYKQHPVQTREERRTKQTEDRKQKKVNMLGARRGLVMT, encoded by the exons ATGGAATTGGATTCCATGAAGTATGCCGAATTGCGCAGTCTTGCGAAGGAGGTTGGGCTCAAAACCTCAAAACTAAAG GCTGATAAGCTTCTGAAGGCGCTCAAGGAGCACttgcagcagcaacaacaactgcAGGAAGATGTTGCAGTGGAC GGAGATGAGACTGGCGTTGCTGCACAGGATGACATCAACTCAACCCAGGAAATCAACAATTCAtcacatgatgatgatgatgatgagcctTCACTAAAACAACCAGCTCAGGAGTTTGTTACCAAACGTCGCGGTAGAGGGCGACCGAAGAAGAGGAAGGAACCTGAAGATGAGGAACAG ATGTTTGAGACGCTGGTTGAACCCAGAATCGACCAAGGGAGTGTTAAGAGAAGGAAAACGTCTGCCGCTAAGGATTCTGGGGTGGCAGCACCAGTGGAGGAGTCACAGAAAACCAATGTTCAGACACAGCCTGAACCTGGCCTCAAAGATGCAGCCCCGGGAGTGACGTTTGAGGAAG gagagggacagaaggtgGTGAAGCCAGTAGGAAGAATCCCTCGCCATGAGGGGCTCCTGAAGAGGACTAAGTCAATGCTGAAGCCTACTACACCAA ACTTCAGAAAGCTCCACGAGGCACATTTCAAGAGGATGGAGTCCATTGATTCATACGTGGAAAGGAAGACCAAGCAAGTTGATTTGTTCAGAAGTTCAGTGAAGGAACTGAAG GTTCTCTCCGATAAGACTCTTCCTAAACCAACTGAAGGAAAACCTCCAGCA ATCTCAACCTCGAGCTATGCCTCCCTGTTCAGCCCAGCATCCCAGAGACCTGCCACAGACAGATGCAGACAGACTCGGTTCTCAGCCATCAAATCTGCCACGGATAAAAGTAGACTCTCGGCCAGTAAGCCAGCTACAGACAAACGCAGACAGACCCGGGTCTCTGCCACCAACGTCCCTCAGAAGGACACTGTTGTTCCATTCAGACCCACAGTCCTGTCCACTTGCAAGATCAATGTTCG GTTCTCTCAGGCTACTCGGGATAATGAGCACAAGAGGTCCATGGTTAAGACACCAGCACGCGCGTCAACCCGTGTGGAACTCGTCACTCCTGGGAAAGAGACTAAAGTTGTTGGCGGGAAACGTGAAGTCAACaagccctctgttctctctagCACCAAGACGCCAG gAACAGCATTTGTGTTTAATGCAAACGCCAGTGTTCTTTCTAACACTCCTGGAACCAACAAGGCCAACTTTGATCTGAAGGCCAGTCTCTCTAAGCCTCTCACCTACAAGCCTCACAGGG GGAAGCTGAAGCCTTATGGAGAGACCAAGGAGAACACAGCTGACCAGTCTCAGATTGTTCCTTCACACCAGAAGAACTACAAACAGCACCCGGTTCAGACAAG GGAGGAAAGGAGAACAAAACAGACTGAAGACAGGAAGCAGAAGAAAGTGAATATGCTTGGAGCCAGACGAGGCCTCGTCATGACCTAA
- the LOC120038720 gene encoding nucleolar and spindle-associated protein 1-like isoform X3 yields MELDSMKYAELRSLAKEVGLKTSKLKADKLLKALKEHLQQQQQLQEDVAVDQGDETGVAAQDDINSTQEINNSSHDDDDDEPSLKQPAQEFVTKRRGRGRPKKRKEPEDEEQMFETLVEPRIDQGSVKRRKTSAAKDSGVAAPVEESQKTNVQTQPEPGLKDAAPGVTFEEGEGQKVVKPVGRIPRHEGLLKRTKSMLKPTTPNFRKLHEAHFKRMESIDSYVERKTKQVDLFRSSVKELKVLSDKTLPKPTEGKPPAISTSSYASLFSPASQRPATDRCRQTRFSAIKSATDKSRLSASKPATDKRRQTRVSATNVPQKDTVVPFRPTVLSTCKINVRFSQATRDNEHKRSMVKTPARASTRVELVTPGKETKVVGGKREVNKPSVLSSTKTPAFVFNANASVLSNTPGTNKANFDLKASLSKPLTYKPHRGKLKPYGETKENTADQSQIVPSHQKNYKQHPVQTREERRTKQTEDRKQKKVNMLGARRGLVMT; encoded by the exons ATGGAATTGGATTCCATGAAGTATGCCGAATTGCGCAGTCTTGCGAAGGAGGTTGGGCTCAAAACCTCAAAACTAAAG GCTGATAAGCTTCTGAAGGCGCTCAAGGAGCACttgcagcagcaacaacaactgcAGGAAGATGTTGCAGTGGAC CAGGGAGATGAGACTGGCGTTGCTGCACAGGATGACATCAACTCAACCCAGGAAATCAACAATTCAtcacatgatgatgatgatgatgagcctTCACTAAAACAACCAGCTCAGGAGTTTGTTACCAAACGTCGCGGTAGAGGGCGACCGAAGAAGAGGAAGGAACCTGAAGATGAGGAACAG ATGTTTGAGACGCTGGTTGAACCCAGAATCGACCAAGGGAGTGTTAAGAGAAGGAAAACGTCTGCCGCTAAGGATTCTGGGGTGGCAGCACCAGTGGAGGAGTCACAGAAAACCAATGTTCAGACACAGCCTGAACCTGGCCTCAAAGATGCAGCCCCGGGAGTGACGTTTGAGGAAG gagagggacagaaggtgGTGAAGCCAGTAGGAAGAATCCCTCGCCATGAGGGGCTCCTGAAGAGGACTAAGTCAATGCTGAAGCCTACTACACCAA ACTTCAGAAAGCTCCACGAGGCACATTTCAAGAGGATGGAGTCCATTGATTCATACGTGGAAAGGAAGACCAAGCAAGTTGATTTGTTCAGAAGTTCAGTGAAGGAACTGAAG GTTCTCTCCGATAAGACTCTTCCTAAACCAACTGAAGGAAAACCTCCAGCA ATCTCAACCTCGAGCTATGCCTCCCTGTTCAGCCCAGCATCCCAGAGACCTGCCACAGACAGATGCAGACAGACTCGGTTCTCAGCCATCAAATCTGCCACGGATAAAAGTAGACTCTCGGCCAGTAAGCCAGCTACAGACAAACGCAGACAGACCCGGGTCTCTGCCACCAACGTCCCTCAGAAGGACACTGTTGTTCCATTCAGACCCACAGTCCTGTCCACTTGCAAGATCAATGTTCG GTTCTCTCAGGCTACTCGGGATAATGAGCACAAGAGGTCCATGGTTAAGACACCAGCACGCGCGTCAACCCGTGTGGAACTCGTCACTCCTGGGAAAGAGACTAAAGTTGTTGGCGGGAAACGTGAAGTCAACaagccctctgttctctctagCACCAAGACGCCAG CATTTGTGTTTAATGCAAACGCCAGTGTTCTTTCTAACACTCCTGGAACCAACAAGGCCAACTTTGATCTGAAGGCCAGTCTCTCTAAGCCTCTCACCTACAAGCCTCACAGGG GGAAGCTGAAGCCTTATGGAGAGACCAAGGAGAACACAGCTGACCAGTCTCAGATTGTTCCTTCACACCAGAAGAACTACAAACAGCACCCGGTTCAGACAAG GGAGGAAAGGAGAACAAAACAGACTGAAGACAGGAAGCAGAAGAAAGTGAATATGCTTGGAGCCAGACGAGGCCTCGTCATGACCTAA
- the LOC120038720 gene encoding nucleolar and spindle-associated protein 1-like isoform X1, translating to MELDSMKYAELRSLAKEVGLKTSKLKADKLLKALKEHLQQQQQLQEDVAVDQGDETGVAAQDDINSTQEINNSSHDDDDDEPSLKQPAQEFVTKRRGRGRPKKRKEPEDEEQMFETLVEPRIDQGSVKRRKTSAAKDSGVAAPVEESQKTNVQTQPEPGLKDAAPGVTFEEGEGQKVVKPVGRIPRHEGLLKRTKSMLKPTTPNFRKLHEAHFKRMESIDSYVERKTKQVDLFRSSVKELKVLSDKTLPKPTEGKPPAISTSSYASLFSPASQRPATDRCRQTRFSAIKSATDKSRLSASKPATDKRRQTRVSATNVPQKDTVVPFRPTVLSTCKINVRFSQATRDNEHKRSMVKTPARASTRVELVTPGKETKVVGGKREVNKPSVLSSTKTPGTAFVFNANASVLSNTPGTNKANFDLKASLSKPLTYKPHRGKLKPYGETKENTADQSQIVPSHQKNYKQHPVQTREERRTKQTEDRKQKKVNMLGARRGLVMT from the exons ATGGAATTGGATTCCATGAAGTATGCCGAATTGCGCAGTCTTGCGAAGGAGGTTGGGCTCAAAACCTCAAAACTAAAG GCTGATAAGCTTCTGAAGGCGCTCAAGGAGCACttgcagcagcaacaacaactgcAGGAAGATGTTGCAGTGGAC CAGGGAGATGAGACTGGCGTTGCTGCACAGGATGACATCAACTCAACCCAGGAAATCAACAATTCAtcacatgatgatgatgatgatgagcctTCACTAAAACAACCAGCTCAGGAGTTTGTTACCAAACGTCGCGGTAGAGGGCGACCGAAGAAGAGGAAGGAACCTGAAGATGAGGAACAG ATGTTTGAGACGCTGGTTGAACCCAGAATCGACCAAGGGAGTGTTAAGAGAAGGAAAACGTCTGCCGCTAAGGATTCTGGGGTGGCAGCACCAGTGGAGGAGTCACAGAAAACCAATGTTCAGACACAGCCTGAACCTGGCCTCAAAGATGCAGCCCCGGGAGTGACGTTTGAGGAAG gagagggacagaaggtgGTGAAGCCAGTAGGAAGAATCCCTCGCCATGAGGGGCTCCTGAAGAGGACTAAGTCAATGCTGAAGCCTACTACACCAA ACTTCAGAAAGCTCCACGAGGCACATTTCAAGAGGATGGAGTCCATTGATTCATACGTGGAAAGGAAGACCAAGCAAGTTGATTTGTTCAGAAGTTCAGTGAAGGAACTGAAG GTTCTCTCCGATAAGACTCTTCCTAAACCAACTGAAGGAAAACCTCCAGCA ATCTCAACCTCGAGCTATGCCTCCCTGTTCAGCCCAGCATCCCAGAGACCTGCCACAGACAGATGCAGACAGACTCGGTTCTCAGCCATCAAATCTGCCACGGATAAAAGTAGACTCTCGGCCAGTAAGCCAGCTACAGACAAACGCAGACAGACCCGGGTCTCTGCCACCAACGTCCCTCAGAAGGACACTGTTGTTCCATTCAGACCCACAGTCCTGTCCACTTGCAAGATCAATGTTCG GTTCTCTCAGGCTACTCGGGATAATGAGCACAAGAGGTCCATGGTTAAGACACCAGCACGCGCGTCAACCCGTGTGGAACTCGTCACTCCTGGGAAAGAGACTAAAGTTGTTGGCGGGAAACGTGAAGTCAACaagccctctgttctctctagCACCAAGACGCCAG gAACAGCATTTGTGTTTAATGCAAACGCCAGTGTTCTTTCTAACACTCCTGGAACCAACAAGGCCAACTTTGATCTGAAGGCCAGTCTCTCTAAGCCTCTCACCTACAAGCCTCACAGGG GGAAGCTGAAGCCTTATGGAGAGACCAAGGAGAACACAGCTGACCAGTCTCAGATTGTTCCTTCACACCAGAAGAACTACAAACAGCACCCGGTTCAGACAAG GGAGGAAAGGAGAACAAAACAGACTGAAGACAGGAAGCAGAAGAAAGTGAATATGCTTGGAGCCAGACGAGGCCTCGTCATGACCTAA